Proteins from one Candida orthopsilosis Co 90-125, chromosome 2 draft sequence genomic window:
- a CDS encoding Tsc2 GTPase-activating protein (involved in control of filamentous growth), whose amino-acid sequence MSTHHPTFGTSSGIGSVFKSLTKSFKPSSSITKDVPVTINPTVVGGDQNLQKILNQSLSDSTSPPARLEALEQLTESIQRFSLSSIQEIWYLVRHFCDLKQPRNIRRQAFKLCIVCIEKDDNSIGARTRYFSDIYKYTQFTRTHFDPEFKLILRALSILSKDGHDIHDFIIFDDHRNLIRWLTKGIDTLVSVSNNIKEQQSDVQISNCVELLHFATNCLKFNHATLKDFANASVPKLTSVQTVDEQLLQAIVDFFNCLTSFRKLRSDNISQIIKYLAMAHEQTTDSSLKKRALESVENMCDETTSLFICSTLCGQISDPSLKQLSHETHFTPAISICLGSLDLIELLRVRLRLEKSKLEFPSFLYLRSIVDALHLKIPSVNRKILQILATAFMGSFYKQYFETDSTGLFNDIFPFQIWYYDGCSLFNVLEAVTVNGDEDKYLMENICDSIKGLYQSHELTIPKDKMLELFVKESSYISEDVALFVLQGFQEEKSCLLLNPLWHEASLRLLNHFYYANHSVTVRQKCLEVIYAAFKMSLLVFESKNYNYDIFLDIFKESSEETDENLLQYLCGDILATLLAESSSDIFFEFTSLLKPLFEKKQAPRNEIIMSRGYMSSKPTRSTPKASAIFLVNVTRAICTAFTISSGSRKEDCYNVLISIANATQNGEVLLTIAKCLIRLRVTAENYIYMTNPQDMVGLASAFKRDNVTPAAGQLWTYPETVDFIPNEYLNKPKENLQILSPSVNEHNSDIYFIDVKKWFNVVLHIMGNFVEWEVYSYVWAHFCSQLSNMQLFRHCEEEILEFKTIVCNQLILKLPQELVFPKSGDLTKADLQVALVRTFSSLIGYHDSFSKTDEDQITSSLIFGLGSWEKTAIPCINILTICCYEIPLSIKKYLTLILTKLQTRITSANASTHTLEFLSSLVHLPVLVSDFTMEEFKRVFGIAFKYIQYARDIELRNPDHLVVPNVQQHGVDAEVEVTPSTKTKGVSSFMSQYILILSYNVISSWFLKIEMSERKKISSFLIKQLIASDELSESEQLGDHTIGFLDFVRKFTFSDLPLKVVNSTKNRQNSDDDRTVLNRWMVGCSVVSIETEVHSGDTEILIRKPTGVSKLIVQLDHETEASKKSPEVIDPNYYLLQLFDSKLKPIPVLEDTIISRGLAVLDRIPSVEFHKIGIVYVGEGQSTENEVFLNKVGSLNYLKFLDKIGDLVKLKKNKDIYTGGLDTESDLDGEYARCWSSKLTQVIFHITTMMHREDPTTPIGNGLISSTIENQKIIDTKKRHIGNNYVNIFFDESGSQDFNFNLIKSQFNFLNIVISPQTIQTKKSTSLLFAPQNGRKFFKVKTFRRAGVPAVFATCHFKLVSEDQLPYLVRSIAILASEFANVWHASDLSGKYVTNWAQRVKQLRLLYDKSLENVQKEKDHDLSNENFEQSALAELYNSFEFNSYTL is encoded by the coding sequence ATGTCAACTCATCATCCCACATTCGGCACATCTAGTGGGATAGGAAGTGTGTTCAAATCGCTAACTAAATCTTTCaaaccatcatcatctatCACCAAAGATGTACCTGTCACCATCAATCCTACCGTGGTCGGAGGAGACCAAAACTTGCAAAAAATCTTAAATCAACTGCTATCGGACTCCACATCACCCCCAGCTCGACTCGAAGCACTAGAGCAACTAACCGAAAGTATTCAAAGGTTTTCCCTTTCTTCAATTCAGGAAATATGGTACTTGGTACGTCATTTCTGCGACCTCAAGCAGCCACGCAATATTAGACGACaagctttcaaattgtgtattgtttgtattgaaaaagatgataATTCGATTGGTGCTAGGACTAGATATTTCAGTGATATTTACAAGTACACTCAATTTACTCGAACGCACTTTGATCCTGAGTTCAAACTTATTCTAAGAGCATTGAGTATATTGTCTAAAGATGGACATGACATTCATGACTTTATCATATTTGATGACCATAGGAACTTGATTCGATGGTTGACGAAGGGTATTGATACTCTAGTTTCTGTTTCAAATAACATCAAGGAGCAGCAGAGTGATGTGCAAATCAGTAATTGCGTTGAATTGTtacattttgcaaccaacTGCTTGAAATTCAACCATGCTACGCTAAAGGATTTTGCCAATGCAAGTGTGCCAAAATTGACTTCTGTGCAGACAGTGGATgaacaacttcttcaagCCATTGTTGACTTTTTTAACTGTCTTACTTCGTTTCGAAAGTTACGAAGTGATAACATTtctcaaatcatcaagtaTTTGGCAATGGCTCATGAGCAGACAACAGATCTGAGTCTAAAGAAACGAGCTTTAGAATCAGTTGAAAACATGTGTGATGAGACTACATCATTATTCATTTGCTCTACTTTGTGTGGTCAAATCTCAGATCCTTCGCTTAAACAACTTTCACATGAGACTCATTTCACACCAGCCATCTCCATTTGTCTTGGATCCTTGGACTTGATAGAACTACTAAGAGTTAGGCTCCGATTAGAAAAGAGCAAGCTTGAATTTCCACTGTTTTTATATCTTCGTTCAATTGTGGATGCTTTGCATTTGAAGATCCCCTCGGTAAACAGAaagattttgcaaatattAGCCACTGCGTTCATGGGTCTGTTTTATAAACAGTATTTCGAAACGGACTCTACTGGGTTATTCAATGATATatttccttttcaaatttggtattATGATGGATGCTCGTTGTTTAATGTACTCGAAGCGGTCACAGTGAATGGCGATGAAGATAAATATTTAATGGAAAACATATGTGATTCAATAAAGGGCCTCTATCAATCTCATGAATTAACTATCCCCAAGGATAAAATGTTGGAGCTTTTCGTGAAAGAAAGTTCATACATATCTGAAGATGTCGCTTTATTTGTATTGCAAGGTTtccaagaagaaaaaagttGTTTGCTATTGAATCCACTATGGCATGAGGCTTCATTACGATTGTTGAACCATTTCTACTATGCCAATCATAGTGTAACTGTGAGACAAAAATGCTTGGAAGTAATTTATGCCGCATTCAAAATGTCATTGCTAGTATTTGAATCGAAAAATTACAACTATGACATCTTTCTTGATATATTCAAAGAATCAAGCGAGGAAACCGACGAGAATTTACTTCAATACCTATGTGGCGATATTTTGGCGACGTTACTTGctgaatcatcatcagatatattttttgaatttacttcgttgttgaaacctttatttgaaaagaaacaagcTCCACGAAATGAGATCATCATGTCAAGAGGATACATGAGCTCCAAGCCAACTCGTTCCACGCCCAAGGCATCTGCCATATTTTTAGTCAACGTGACTAGGGCCATCTGTACTGCGTTTACCATCTCCTCTGGGTCTAGAAAAGAAGACTGTTATAAtgttttgatatcaattgCCAATGCAACTCAGAATGGGGAAGTGTTGTTAACTATTGCTAAATGTCTCATCAGGCTCAGAGTCACTGCAGAGaattatatatatatgacCAACCCACAAGATATGGTTGGTTTGGCATCTGCTTTTAAAAGGGATAATGTTACACCAGCTGCTGGACAGTTGTGGACTTATCCCGAAACTGTTGACTTTATCCCTAATGAATATCTCAACAAACCTAAGGAGAACTTGCAAATCCTTTCCCCGAGCGTGAATGAGCATAATCTGGATATTTATTTCATTGATGTTAAGAAATGGTTCAATGTGGTTTTACACATTATGGGGAACTTTGTCGAATGGGAAGTTTATTCTTATGTGTGGGCGCATTTTTGTTCTCAATTGTCCAATATGCAATTGTTCAGACATTGCGAAGAAGAGATACTTGAATTTAAAACCATTGTATgtaatcaattgattttgaaattaccTCAAGAGTTAGTTTTTCCTAAATCTGGTGATCTTACTAAGGCGGATTTACAAGTCGCTTTAGTAAGAACATTTTCTTCACTTATTGGGTATCACGATTCGTTTCTGAAGACTGATGAAGATCAAATTACCTCGAGTTTGATATTTGGATTAGGATCATGGGAAAAAACGGCAATTCCATGTATAAATATCCTCACTATATGTTGTTATGAAATCCCATTATCGATTAAGAAATATTTGACTTTAATTTTGACTAAATTGCAAACGAGAATCACTAGTGCTAATGCAAGTACACATACTTTGGAGTTCCTAAGTTCATTGGTTCATTTACCGGTCTTGGTTTCTGATTTCACCATGGAAGAATTCAAACGTGTTTTTGGAATTGCATTCAAGTATATTCAGTATGCCAGAGACATTGAGTTGAGAAATCCTGATCACCTTGTAGTACCAAATGTACAACAACACGGAGTTGATGCAGAAGTAGAAGTGACACCATCGACAAAGACCAAAGGtgtttcatcatttatGCTGCAATACATTTTAATCCTATCGTACAATGTCATATCAAGTTGGTTCCTTAAGATTGAAATGAGTGAACgaaagaaaatttcatcGTTCTTGATTAAGCAATTAATCGCATCAGATGAATTGAGTGAATCGGAACAATTAGGCGACCATACAATCGGGTTTTTGGACTTTGTCAGGAAATTCACCTTTAGTGACTTACCTTTAAAAGTGGTAAATTCTACAAAAAACAGGCAAAACAGTGATGACGATCGTACTGTATTAAACCGATGGATGGTTGGATGTTCAGTAGTGAGCATTGAAACTGAAGTTCACCTGGGCGATACAGAAATCTTAATTAGGAAACCAACTGGTGTCAGTAAATTGATTGTGCAATTGGATCATGAAACAGAAGCACTGAAGAAATCACCCGAGGTGATTGATCCTAATTACTATTTGttacaattgtttgattccAAGTTGAAGCCAATACCCGTGTTGGAAGATACAATCATTTCACGAGGATTGGCAGTATTGGATCGTATTCCCAGTGTCGAATTCCACAAGATTGGTATTGTGTATGTGGGCGAAGGACAATCTACTGAAAATGAAGtgtttttgaacaaagttGGGTCTTTGAACTATCTAAAATTTTTGGATAAGATTGGTGACcttgtcaaattgaaaaaaaacaaGGATATATATACTGGTGGATTAGATACAGAAAGTGATTTAGATGGAGAGTATGCCAGATGTTGGAGTAGCAAATTGACCCAAGTGATATTCCACATCACAACAATGATGCATCGTGAAGACCCAACAACTCCTATAGGCAATGGATTAATATCAAGCAcgattgaaaatcaaaagattatcGATACGAAGAAAAGACATATTGGGAATAACTATGTCaatatattttttgatgaatcagGCAGTCAAgatttcaacttcaatttaatcaaaagtcaattcaattttttgaatattgttATATCGCCACAAACAATCCAAACTAAAAAATCAACCTCGTTACTATTCGCTCCTCAAAATGGACgcaaattcttcaaagtaAAAACGTTTAGGCGAGCCGGAGTACCGGCAGTTTTCGCAACTTGtcatttcaaacttgtaaGTGAAGATCAATTACCATATTTAGTTCGAAGTATTGCCATCTTGGCTAGTGAATTTGCCAATGTATGGCATGCAAGTGATTTGTCAGGGAAATATGTCACCAACTGGGCACAAAGAGTGAAACAGTTGCGATTACTTTATGATAAATCGTTGGAAAATGtccaaaaggaaaaagacCATGATTTGTCTAATGAAAACTTTGAACAATCGGCTTTAGCAGAGTTGTACAATTCATTCGAGTTTAATTCTTACACATTATAG
- a CDS encoding Pri2 DNA primase yields the protein MFRQVKRKTAGRRNFEDKQSSTTAEYTLPKLYSSRLSFYDLPPNQEITLEEFEKWAIDRLKILIEIESCVARSSSQKDVELTLKPLLLKYMPLSSNGDEKTIIQERMKDYYSHFILRLVFCRTEELRKKFIKNETILFRIRYNSMQPKEQQEFIELNSYKLSWSYISREEKSELIDKFFAASCSMLKQHYASDGETSLSNDQVKQLMINKENFIKLPFEKLSQLVSTRSVYLQAGHAYLPTSLQSNLLVAEFQENLNDVLIKTFQAIPRLEEDDRLLPLLNHLSRNFSNFQYETDFNSELASDINALSITSKQIMAHYPLCATHLQRNLMATSHLKYLGRQQLGVFLKGIGLNVDEAIKFWTQQFTKNGNMTQETFNKNYKYNIRHQYGLEGARINYRPWDCATILSKPKPGPKEYHGCPYRDYSEPQLRTSLEEMGIKNQQDMNSIMDNVNNHDYTIACTKVFELTHQKEIMNAAKGQGHSTPQLEHINHPNLYFDRSRQLERSELKKDDAKED from the coding sequence ATGTTTAGACAGGTCAAGAGAAAGACAGCTGGTagaagaaattttgaagaCAAACAATCCTCAACCACAGCTGAGTATACCCTACCGAaattatattcatcaagGTTATCCTTTTATGATTTACCACCAAATCAAGAGATCACATTAgaagagtttgaaaaatgggCTATTGATAGGTTGAAAATTCTTATTGAGATTGAATCATGTGTTGCTAGATCATCTTCACAAAAGGATGTTGAACTTACTTTAAAACCGCTTTTGCTAAAGTATATGCCTTTGAGTTCCAATGGAGATGAAAAAACAATTATACAAGAACGCATGAAGGATTATTACAGTCATTTTATTCTCCGCTTGGTTTTTTGTCGTACTGAAGAATTGAGGaagaaatttatcaaaaatgagACCATCTTGTTTAGAATTAGATACAATTCAATGCAACCTAAAGAGCAACAGGagtttattgaattgaacCTGTACAAGTTGTCATGGTCATACATCTCGAGAGAAGAGAAACTGGAACTAATTGATAAGTTTTTCGCTGCCAGTTGTTCAATGTTGAAGCAACATTATGCATCAGATGGTGAGACAAGTTTGTCGAATGATCAGGTAAAGCAGTTGATGATTAACAAAGAAAACTTTATAAAGTTGCCATTCGAAAAACTTAGTCAATTGGTATCAACAAGATCAGTTTATTTGCAAGCAGGGCATGCCTATTTACCAACAAGTTTACAACTGAATTTATTAGTGGCTGAATTTCAAGAGAATTTAAATGATGTTTTAATTAAAACTTTCCAAGCTATTCCAAGActagaagaagatgatagACTCTTACCCTTACTCAACCATTTGTCACGtaacttttccaattttcaatacGAGACTGATTTCAATAGTGAACTTGCATCTGATATCAATGCATTATCCATCACATCAAAACAGATTATGGCACATTACCCACTTTGTGCCACTCATTTACAACGTAATTTAATGGCTACATCACATTTAAAGTATTTAGGACGTCAACAATTGGGTGTTTTCTTGAAAGGTATTGGATTGAATGTTGACGAAgcaatcaaattttggactcaacaatttaccaaaaatggaaacatGACTCAAGAAACATTCAATAAAAACTACAAATATAACATTCGACACCAATATGGTCTTGAAGGTGCTAGAATCAACTATAGACCATGGGATTGTGCCACTATTTTAAGTAAACCCAAACCTGGTCCCAAGGAATATCATGGATGTCCATACCGTGATTATTCTGAACCACAATTACGAACCAGTCTTGAAGAGATGGGAATTAagaatcaacaagatatGAACTCGATAATGGATAATGTCAATAATCATGATTATACTATTGCATGTACTAaagtatttgaattgaCTCATCAAAAGGAAATTATGAATGCTGCTAAAGGTCAAGGCCATTCAACACCTCAATTAGAACATATCAATCATCCtaatttgtattttgatAGGAGTAGACAATTGGAGAGGtctgaattgaaaaaggatgATGCAAAGGAAGATTGA
- a CDS encoding Cbr1 cytochrome B5 reductase, translating to MRHETNEKQKKNLQQIFYSVVFFFFWFLYNPISSILLSTFSFQYNYRFTASYTMADSSSEPNPFLILATVATIIISFVGYYFLQLSRKNSKPALIPDQFQKFPLIDIKKVSHNSAIYRFGLPKPTDTLNLPIGQHISIGAIIDGKEIVRSYTPISTSDQKGHFDLLIKTYENGNISKHVASKKVGDFVEIRGPKGFFTHTPNMKKSFGMIAGGTGIAPMYQIITAILNNPEDNIKVSLIYANVTENDILLRKELEEYAAKHPDRLKIHYVLNEAPADWEHSTGFVTPELIEKHLPKPSDETTLLLCGPPPMISAMKKAAASLGYEKAKPVSKLGDQVFVF from the coding sequence ATGCGACATGAGACAAAcgaaaaacaaaagaaaaatctCCAACAAATTTTCTATAGCGtggtattttttttcttttggttcTTATATAACCCGATATCTTCCATTCTTCTCAgtactttttcttttcaatacaaCTACAGATTTACAGCATCTTATACAATGGCGGACTCATCATCAGAACCAAATCCTTTCCTTATACTTGCTACTGTTGCTACTATCATCATCTCATTTGTTGGATACTATTTCCTTCAATTATCAAGAAAGAATAGTAAACCAGCATTGATTCctgatcaatttcaaaaattccCGTTGATTGATATTAAAAAAGTATCACATAACTCAGCAATTTATAGATTTGGATTACCAAAACCCACTGATACTTTGAATTTACCAATCGGACAacatatttcaattggtgcTATTATTGATggtaaagaaattgttaGATCATATACCCCAATTTCCACAAGTGACCAAAAGGGgcattttgatttgttgataaagacATATGAAAACGGTAATATATCTAAACACGTTGCATCAAAGAAAGTTGGTGATTTCGTTGAAATTAGAGGTCCAAAGGGTTTCTTTACCCATACTCCAAATATGAAGAAGTCATTTGGTATGATTGCAGGAGGTACTGGTATTGCGCCAATGtatcaaatcatcactGCCATTTTGAACAACCCGGAAGATAACATCAAAGTCTCCTTGATCTATGCCAATGTTACCGAAAatgatattttgttgagaaaagaattggaagaatACGCCGCCAAACACCCTGATAGATTAAAGATCCACTACGTCTTGAACGAAGCACCAGCCGATTGGGAACACAGTACCGGATTTGTCACCCCAgagttgattgaaaaacacTTGCCAAAACCATCTGACGAAACCACATTGTTATTATGTGGACCACCACCAATGATTAGCGCTATGAAAAAAGCTGCTGCTTCATTAGGATACGAAAAAGCCAAACCAGTATCTAAATTAGGAGATCAAGTGTTTGTCTTTTAA
- a CDS encoding Gim3 protein (S. cerevisiae homolog GIM3 has binding, has role in tubulin complex assembly and to prefoldin complex), with amino-acid sequence MELLPEGQRNTATEVSWEDQQRINKFSTIISKKDQQQAILDKLKIEKEYLDDLSTELELLDEDEPIQYKIGDAFVFMKTSKALIKIEADDKALSKKIDHVEELIDSFDEQLGELKKHLYGKFGNNINLER; translated from the coding sequence atggaaTTACTACCCGAAGGACAAAGAAACACAGCTACCGAAGTAAGTTGGGAAGACCAACAAAGGATTAATAAATTCTCAACCATAATATCCAAAAAggatcaacaacaagcaatACTAgacaaattaaaaattgaaaaagaatatcttgatgatttatctactgaattggaattgttagatgaagatgagcCAATACAATATAAAATTGGCGATGCTTTTGTGTTTATGAAAACGAGTAAAGCTTTAATTAAAATCGAAGCCGATGATAAAGCCTTATCGAAGAAGATTGACCATGTTGAGGAACTAATTGATAGTTTTGATGAACAATTGGGggaattgaagaagcatTTGTATGGCAAGTTTggaaacaatatcaacttgGAGAGGTAA
- a CDS encoding Rpl22b protein (S. cerevisiae homolog RPL22B is structural constituent of ribosome, has role in and localizes to cytosolic large ribosomal subunit), translating to MAPITTKKSKAAKKFVVDTSAPVENGVFDQEGYVKYLVEHIKVDNIVGNLGDEISVTSEGNKVVVVSNTKFSGKYLKYLTKRYLKKNQIRDWIRFVAVKQNQYRLQFYSVAEDDDEEEDEE from the exons atgGCTCCAATT ACCACTAAGAAATCCAAAGCTGCCAAAAAATTTGTCGTTGACACCTCAGCTCCAGTTGAAAACGGTGTTTTTGACCAAGAAGGTTACGTCAAGTACCTTGTTGAACATATCAAAGTTGACAACATTGTTGGTAACTTGGGTGATGAAATCTCTGTTACTTCAGAAGGTAACaaggttgttgttgtttcaaacaCCAAATTCAGTGGTAAATACTTGAAATATTTGACAAAGagatatttgaaaaagaaccAAATCAGAGATTGGATTAGATTTGTTGCTGTTAAACAAAACCAATACAGATTGCAATTCTACTCTGTtgctgaagatgatgatgaagaagaagatgaagagtaA
- a CDS encoding Sap10 aspartyl proteinase (secreted), giving the protein MKIEKTHQLRQTIPPMKRPTTMSIPSISFLLVLFLPSIVESAISLDFEIATSRTEPRFNKRDTINTVITLQRNVYLTNLAIGSSKDEVVVSIDTGSSELWVMSKDVNCQTVDQLHAESAPNIPNIFNDLNEEYSCKANGTFNTEQSTTYQFINDDFSIAFADGSAAIGQYGRDDVGVGNVTIEGLKFGVAKASSIDVGILGIKHNDEYDNFISLLKKQGYIDADQYSIYLNDQKGTILFGGIDDTKYDGDLATTHMKNSGIQIKDVSLSSSDNHTSIQSKQQHVILDTGSTFSVLPSKWIKALGESINGTYNDDESAYQIPCDLTNEVDFNFKVGNTTFNIPVSDLVVNNERTDGKCYLGVMDESLIGGTIFGSDILKHFYVVFNLDEDKLSIAPVSKTSSTDSQSSSDESRFSNRSEASTNNVQTMLYAYCMSLIPLSIYVFVLY; this is encoded by the coding sequence atgaaaattgaaaaaaccCACCAACTTCGACAAACTATTCCTCCTATGAAGAGACCAACCACCATGTCTATACCAAGTATACTGTTCCTACTAGTCCTATTCCTACCGAGTATAGTTGAATCAGCTATCAGTCTAGATTTTGAGATTGCAACACTGCGGACAGAGCCGAGATTTAACAAACGAGATACAATAAATACAGTTATAACTTTACAAAGAAATGTTTACTTAACAAACTTGGCTATTGGGTCATCCAAAGACGAAGTTGTTGTATCAATAGATACGGGATCTTCTGAATTATGGGTAATGTCTAAAGACGTAAATTGTCAAACTGTTGATCAGTTACATGCGGAAAGTGCACCCAATATaccaaatattttcaatgatttaaATGAGGAGTATTCATGTAAAGCTAATGGGACTTTCAATACTGAACAATCAACAACGTACCAATTCAtaaatgatgatttcaGCATTGCTTTTGCTGACGGGTCGGCAGCTATTGGCCAATATGGACGTGATGATGTTGGTGTAGGAAATGTTACGATAGAGGGATTGAAGTTTGGTGTTGCCAAAGCGTCCAGTATTGATGTCGGGATATTGGGGATCAAACACAATGACGAATATGACAATTTTATttcgttgttgaaaaaacaaGGGTATATAGATGCTGATCAGTATTCAatatatttgaatgatCAAAAGGGCACCATTTTATTTGGAGGGATTGATGACACCAAATACGATGGAGATTTAGCAACCACTCACATGAAGAATAGTGGAATTCAGATCAAAGATGTATCCCTCAGTCTGTCCGACAACCACACATCCATTCAATCTAAACAACAGCATGTCATTTTAGACACAGGCTCTACATTCTCAGTACTACCACTGAAATGGATCAAAGCTCTTGGAGAATCAATAAATGGAACTTACAATGACGACGAGCTGGCCTACCAAATACCATGTGATTTAACCAACGAGGtggatttcaattttaaagtCGGCAACACTACTTTTAATATCCCCGTATCCGACTTGGttgtcaacaatgaaaGAACAGATGGGAAATGTTACCTTGGAGTAATGGATGAATCACTAATAGGAGGTACGATATTTGGATCAGATATATTGAAACATTTCTATGTTGTCTTCAACTTGGATGAGGATAAGTTGTCGATTGCTCCGGTTTCAAAAACGAGCTCTACGGATAGTCAATCGAGTTCGGATGAAAGTAGGTTTTCGAATAGGTCGGAGGCAAGTACAAATAACGTACAAACGATGTTATATGCATACTGTATGAGTTTGATACCCTTATCTATatatgtttttgttttgtattaa